One Brassica oleracea var. oleracea cultivar TO1000 chromosome C7, BOL, whole genome shotgun sequence genomic window carries:
- the LOC106305592 gene encoding CASP-like protein ARALYDRAFT_485429 codes for MERVPGSFGTSVSFALRIFQLGFSSTSLISMCLDYDFNEVTTFCYLAVVMAYVILWSILHTLADTYSVLMKQLPHKPRVLSIVLAGDVVLSFLSLSGACGAASATEMLLSIDAPMCGDNRCIKYQVSALLAFLCWALFLDSAIFNLWSLYSLFH; via the exons ATGGAGCGTGTGCCTGGATCGTTTGGCACCAGCGTTAGTTTCGCTCTCCGTATCTTCCAACTCGGTTTCTCTTCAACTTCTCTGATCTCCATGTGCTTGGATTACGATTTCAATGAAGTCACGACCTTCTG CTATCTGGCGGTTGTAATGGCTTATGTAATTCTCTGGAGTATCTTACACACGTTGGCCGATACATACTCTGTCTTAATGAAACAACTTCCTCACAAACCTAGAGTTCTATCCATAGTTCTCGCCGGTGATGTT GTACTGTCGTTTCTTTCTCTGAGTGGGGCTTGTGGTGCAGCCAGTGCAACCGAAATGCTTTTGTCTATTGATGCACCCATGTGCGGAGATAACAGATGTATCAAATACCAAGTCTCAGCTTTATTGGCCTTCTTGTGCTGGGCTCTGTTTCTTGATTCAGCTATTTTCAATCTTTGGAGCTTATATTCACTATTCCATTGA
- the LOC106303939 gene encoding cold-regulated 413 plasma membrane protein 2-like, whose translation MGRVDYLAMKTDVDTVALVNSDVEELKIAAKKLLSDVTKLGGAAFDVSFVKWLACFAAIYLLILDRTNWRSKMLTSLLIPYIFLSLPGVLFNFLSGDVGKWIAFVAVVLRLFFPKHFPDWLEMPGSLILLLVVSPHFLAHHIRGTWIGSIISLFIGCYLLQEHIRVSGGFRHSFTQPRGVSNTLGIILILVYPVWALIVRVLK comes from the exons ATGGGGCGTGTGGATTACCTAGCGATGAAGACCGACGTCGACACGGTTGCTCTGGTCAATTCCGACGTGGAGGAGCTTAAGATCGCTGCCAAGAAACTCTTAAGCGATGTGACCAAGCTTGGTGGAGCAGCCTTTGATGTTTCTTTCGTCAAATGGTTGGCTTGCTTCGCTGCCAT TTACTTGTTGATATTGGATCGTACAAATTGGAGAAGCAAGATGCTAACATCACTCTTGATACCATACATCTTCCTTAGCCTTCCTGGTGTGCTTTTCAACTTCCTTAG TGGAGACGTTGGGAAATGGATTGCTTTCGTTGCAGTTGTACTCAGACTTTTCTTCCCAAAACATTTCCCAG ATTGGCTAGAGATGCCTGGTTCTCTGATCCTTCTGCTAGTGGTATCTCCTCACTTTCTAGCTCACCATATACGTGGAACCTGGATTGGCTCTATCATCAGTCTTTTCATAGGCTGTTACCTTCTTCAAGAACATATCCGAGTCTCGGGTGGGTTCAGGCATTCGTTCACGCAGCCCCGTGGTGTATCAAACACTCTAGGGATCATCCTTATTCTGGTCTACCCTGTTTGGGCTCTAATCGTTCGTGTCTTAAAATAG